The following coding sequences are from one Arachis hypogaea cultivar Tifrunner chromosome 7, arahy.Tifrunner.gnm2.J5K5, whole genome shotgun sequence window:
- the LOC112703704 gene encoding uncharacterized protein codes for MEEMNNRGEFVAKSSLRSAASFKSTLSGRSSPRNSPTFRRLNSSRTPRRDGRTSVGGALWLRSNRVLLWLLLITLWAYLGFFVQSRWAHSDKKEEFSGFGGRSHDIDSDAEQSQRRDLIATDNSISAMNETFRNEEWNDKSVNVALAKKEEGSAPSGRKTNSKKKSKRSARSSRGKARGRRKTKSEVENNDAEEQEAEIPNTNSTYGLLVGPFGSIEDRILEWSPEKRSGTCNRKGDFARLVWSRRFILIFHELSMTGAPLSMMELATELLSCGATVSAVVLSKKGGLMPELTRRRIKVLEDKADFSFKTAMKADLVIAGSAVCASWIEQYIEHFPAGASQVAWWIMENRREYFDRSKDVLNRVKMLVFLSESQSKQWQKWCEEESIKLRSHPELVPLSVNDELAFVAGLPSTLNTPSFSTEKMTEKRQLLRDLVRKEMGLTENDMLVISLSSINPGKGQLLLLESAISVIEEPRQLPDDKKMRKLNIREGLSTLARRRRIRKMLPPLKDGDAVLKGASKNSLNRKQVLSSNQGTMEQSLKVLIGSVGSKSNKADYVKGLLNFLQQHPNSSKSVLWTPATTRVASLYSAADVYVINAQGLGETFGRVTIEAMAFGLPVLGTDAGGTKEIVENNVTGLLHPIGHQGNQVLAQNLQFLLKNQLARKQMGIEGRKKVQSMYMKQHMYKKFVEVIVRCMRSK; via the exons ATGGAGGAAATGAACAATAGAGGGGAATTTGTAGCAAAGTCTTCATTAAGGTCAGCGGCAAGTTTTAAATCAACATTATCTGGAAGATCATCCCCGCGAAATTCCCCAACCTTTCGGCGGCTGAATTCCAGCCGGACACCAAGAAGGGATGGGAGGACTAGTGTAGGTGGTGCATTGTGGTTGCGGAGCAATCGTGTGCTCTTGTGGTTGCTTCTCATTACCCTCTGGGCTTACCTTGGATTTTTTGTTCAGTCCAGATGGGCTCATAGCGATAAGAAGGAGGAATTTTCAGGCTTTGGAGGCAGGTCACATGATATTGATTCAGATGCTGAGCAGAGTCAGCGTAGAGATTTGATTGCTACAGATAATTCCATATCTGCCATGAATGAGACATTTAGAAATGAAGAATGGAATGATAAATCAGTAAATGTAGCTTTGGCCAAGAAAGAAGAGGGTAGTGCTCCCTCTGGTCGTAAGACAAACTCGAAGAAGAAGAGCAAACGATCAGCACGATCTTCAAGAGGTAAAGCTCGAGGtaggagaaaaacaaaatcaGAAGTTGAGAATAATGATGCAGAAGAGCAGGAAGCAGAAATTCCCAACACAAACAGTACATATGGATTGCTTGTTGGTCCATTTGGCTCAATAGAGGATAGGATCCTAGAATGGAGTCCTGAGAAGAGATCTGGGACATGTAACAGGAAGGGGGACTTTGCACGTCTTGTTTGGTCCAGAAGATTCATCTTGATATTCCATGAGCTTTCCATGACTGGAGCACCACTTTCAATGATGGAGTTGGCAACAGAACTTCTGAGCTGTGGAGCCACTGTTTCAGCAGTTGTGCTTAGCAAGAAGGGCGGTTTGATGCCAGAACTTACCAGAAGACGAATCAAGGTGCTTGAGGACAAAGCGGATTTCAGCTTCAAAACTGCAATGAAGGCTGATCTTGTCATTGCTGGATCAGCTGTGTGCGCATCATGGATTG AACAATATATTGAACATTTTCCTGCCGGTGCAAGCCAAGTTGCCTGGTGGATTATGGAAAATCGACGAGAGTACTTTGATCGCTCAAAAGATGTCTTGAACAGAGTAAAGATGTTGGTTTTCCTTTCTGAATCACAATCTAAACAATGGCAAAAGTGGTGTGAAGAAGAAAGCATAAAGCTTAGATCCCACCCTGAACTAGTTCCATTATCTGTTAATGATGAACTGGCATTTGTAGCTGGCCTTCCTTCTACACTGAACACTCCTTCATTCAGTACTGAGAAGATGACCGAAAAAAGGCAGCTTTTGCGAGATTTAGTCCGAAAAGAAATGGGCTTGACTGAAAATGATATGCTTGTGATATCTCTAAGTAGCATCAACCCTGGGAAGGGCCAGCTATTACTTCTTGAATCAGCAATCTCTGTAATAGAGGAACCGAGACAATTGCCAGATGATAAGAAGATGAGAAAACTGAATATAAGAGAAGGCCTATCAACCCTGGCTCGAAGACGTCGTATCAGAAAAATGTTACCGCCGTTGAAGGATGGCGATGCGGTTCTGAAAGGTGCCTCCAAAAATTCTTTAAACAG AAAACAGGTTTTGTCTAGCAACCAAGGAACAATGGAACAATCTCTCAAAGTTCTTATTGGTTCTGTTGGATCCAAGAGTAACAAGGCTGATTATGTTAAAGGTCTTTTAAATTTCTTACAACAGCATCCGAACTCCTCCAAATCAGTTTTATGGACTCCAGCCACAACACGGGTTGCTTCGCTTTACTCTGCTGCTGATGTTTATGTCATAAACGCTCAG GGCCTGGGAGAAACATTTGGACGCGTGACTATAGAAGCGATGGCTTTTGGGCTTCCG GTTCTGGGAACAGATGCTGGGGGAACAAAGGAGATCGTGGAGAACAATGTTACAGGTCTTCTTCATCCCATTGGACACCAAGGGAATCAAGTCCTTGCACAGAATCTCCAGTTTTTACTCAAAAACCAGTTGGCAAGGAAGCAAATGGGgatagaaggaagaaagaaggtgCAGAGCATGTATATGAAGCAGCACATGTATAAGAAATTTGTAGAGGTTATTGTGCGGTGCATGAGAAGCAAGTAA
- the LOC112703705 gene encoding F-box/kelch-repeat protein At1g80440: MELISALPEDVARDCLIRISYQNFPAVSSVSKAWNTEIQSPEFRRRRTAANQTQKILVAVQSRVDSDDKRRTGLLVKAATNPVYQLSVLEPKTGNWSELPPAPEFPNGLPMFCRIAGVGYDLVVIGGWDPESWKASNSVFIYNFLSATWRRGADMPGGPRTFFACASDNDRTVYVAGGHDDEKNALKSVLAYDVARDAWAALPDMSRERDECKAIVRGGRLCIIGGYCTEMQGRFEKSSEEFDAATCQWSPVEEEFLDAGTCPRTCVDGGDDELFICRDGEVVVLKRDTWQTVVKVPEEIRNVSYMEAREGALLLIGSSGFGQPHMGFLLDLKSSNWAKLSSPENYTGHVQFGCLLEI; this comes from the coding sequence ATGGAGCTTATTTCAGCTCTACCTGAGGACGTAGCCCGAGATTGCTTGATTCGGATCTCTTATCAAAACTTTCCAGCAGTTTCCTCTGTCTCCAAAGCCTGGAATACCGAGATCCAGTCGCCGGAGTTTCGCCGTAGAAGGACCGCCGCTAATCAAACTCAGAAAATACTTGTCGCCGTTCAATCCAGAGTTGACTCCGACGACAAACGTCGAACCGGCTTGCTGGTCAAGGCAGCAACGAACCCGGTTTACCAACTCAGCGTGTTGGAACCCAAAACTGGTAATTGGAGCGAGTTACCACCCGCACCGGAATTCCCAAACGGGTTACCCATGTTCTGTCGTATAGCCGGTGTAGGGTACGACCTTGTTGTTATTGGCGGGTGGGACCCAGAGTCTTGGAAAGCTTCCAATTCAGTTTTTATCTATAACTTTCTATCTGCCACGTGGCGACGTGGGGCCGACATGCCCGGTGGGCCCCGAACGTTCTTTGCGTGTGCATCGGATAACGATCGTACGGTCTACGTTGCTGGCGGCCACGACGACGAGAAGAATGCACTGAAATCCGTGTTGGCGTATGACGTGGCACGCGATGCATGGGCCGCGCTGCCTGATATGTCTAGAGAGCGTGACGAGTGCAAAGCCATCGTTCGGGGAGGACGCCTCTGCATAATTGGCGGCTACTGCACTGAAATGCAGGGCCGCTTTGAGAAGAGCTCAGAGGAGTTTGATGCTGCCACGTGTCAGTGGAGCCCAGTGGAAGAAGAGTTCTTGGATGCTGGCACCTGTCCTAGGACTTGCGTCGATGGCGGTGATGATGAATTGTTCATTTGCCGAGATGGTGAGGTGGTGGTCTTAAAGCGTGACACGTGGCAGACGGTGGTAAAGGTGCCGGAGGAAATACGTAATGTTTCGTATATGGAAGCGCGGGAAGGAGCATTGTTGTTAATTGGATCAAGTGGTTTCGGACAACCACATATGGGTTTTTTGTTGGACTTGAAGAGTAGTAATTGGGCCAAATTATCGAGCCCAGAAAACTACACTGGCCATGTCCAATTTGGTTGCCTTTTGGAAATTTAG